CTTATTCTCAGAAACCTCTGTGACattgttataaattttcaataactgATGTTTTATCCTGTTACAAGAAACAGAACTTCATGCCTTTTCCGGTCAATCTTGcaattgttttcatatttttcatttggtGAAACAAACCTCGAAAGCAACGAAGCATAAAGATAGAAAATCAAAGGGGGTCTGAACTTGGACATTATAAATAACAGTACCAAAACATTGATCCATGCCAAGTATCTTTTTATACCATTTACTAAAAgatcaatataaaaaagtattatagtTTCATCTCTTAATaccattttaacttttttctatttctttaatcATGAATCATAGGAAAAACACCTAAactacatatataattaaaatacttagtTTTTAAGTGAAAACTAATATccttatattttagtttttcatcagatacaaaataaaatttgctgCAACAACATTTAAGTTGATTTACCATATcattttcttatcaatttttgtatttatctGTTTAGTTAAATATTCTCATAGACAAAATCAACAGACATAATTATATCATAGCAAGtgtcaaatattttaaagcaatcTGTCTCTATATATTAAAGTAGAATGGCTACCCTGTTGTTTGTTCGTGCATTACCTGTTTCTAATAAGACAAGCCTTCTTCCTAATAAGAATCAAGATCCAAGAACTATTCTTTCTAGTGATAATTAACTACCAAACACCTTGTGCCACAACTAAGATAAACTCTCTTTTCTGCTAATGAAAGATTAACCACTCACTCcggttgtgtatttttctttacaatCAGAACTTTGTCCCAGTTTTTCTTTGCTTCCTCCATATAATactaagatattgtccgctctGTATCAAATTCTCACAGATTTACTTTTGGTACCATTCTAAAAAGTCTCTTACTAATAGAAGTATCTTATGTGCGACTTTGTTTGTATCCTAATAATACTGCTAATGCATATTGATTTGTCAAAAATGATGAATGACACCTTGTGATTCAAACAACTCATGAGGTGGTAATGCAATATTTTCACTTGCACGAATTCATGTCCATAATGTTTGCAAAAAGGTCTTATTATGCCAATAGCCGCCCATGTGTATTGTATAGGTTTGATACAATTATTTGGAAATATGAAATACAAAACTCATTAATCATTCACTCATTGATTTGAAAGTCTTCCAATAAGAAATGTCATTCTTAACTGTCAAATAAATGCCCATTTTCCATAACCTGCATCAATAAACATATTCATTTCCACCAAAGTGATCATTCCTATATACCCACAAGACCTATAAAGTGCTCTCCCTTGGGATCCAACTTTGACAACCTTGAGTTTTCTGTGACCATGGGAGGAACAACTTTTACATATGATTATTCCTCCGCTGTTGCTCCATCACGCATGTTCAAGGCCTTGATCACTGACTCAAGAACTTTGCTTCCAAAGCTCTTACCACAGTTCATAAAAGAGGTCAACGTGATCCAAGGAGATGGAGAAGCTGGAAGCATTGAGCAAGTTAACTTTTCTGAAGGTTAGCAAAAACACTTTAACAAACTAAAGTGAAAGTAATGGATTACAAAGTAATATTGCACCtatatttgtatgaaaaattTCTTGTGTTCTGTATTTTGTGCAGCTAGCCCCTTCAAATATGTGAAATACAGGATTGATGAGGTTGATAAGGAGAAATTAGAGTGCAAATACGCTATGATTGAAGGGGGTCCATTGGGGGAAAAGCTTGAGTCCATAGCTTATGAGGTCAAATTTGAGGCCACAAGTGATGGTGGTTGCCTCTGTAAAATGACAAGCAAATACAATGTCATAGGGGATTTTGAAGTCAAAGAAGAAGAGATAAAGGAAGGAAGAGAAAGCTCTCTTGGAGTCTGTAAAGTGGTGGAAGCCTATCTGCTTCAGAATCCACAAGTCTATGCTTAAATTTTCATCTGTTTATGTTAATGATATTCAATTTATTCAGTTTTTGAATGATTTAGTATTGGTAATAGAAGGTTTTCCAAGTATTGATTGAACTCCTAAGTAAGTCCTTACTCTTCAAAGGCATACTCAGTGATAATAATTCTATCTAGTACTTGGAAAATCAATGGCAAATGCAATTATCCATAAGAAATGTTTTGTATTTGTCTTACCAAATGTTTCTGTATTTAGTTTCTGTTCCAGACAAATTCTACCAATTTGAACCAAAATCCATGAGCATTAAGCAGTAAGCAATTGGTGAATCTGCACCTTAGAGGCAGcaaacacaattaaatttttcaaaagtacAAGCTAATTTGTGCAGTGTTTCTCAtataacttttctattttttttaaaaagtacacaaactaattttagtttgtaaaaaaaaaacacattttttcctctcttgtaaatgtttatgaagaaatttgtggaaacaatttcttaaataacattatatgacaaacttatataaaaagttgtttatgGTGTGTTTAGACtgtgaaaatttaattatttcatttttctatataattttcttagacactttttcaataaaataactGAAAACGGGGAAAATAAGTTGCTGCAAACGCCATTTTACCCAATTTTGGATTCAACAAGGTAATATTATatagatgatgatattttgagaacattttttgacaatacgATACATGTCATCACTTTAtaggtctatttgaatttatgttaaaaaaatatttaaaacggaccaattaCAAGCTGTCACATCttcattgtcaaaaaattattaaaaaaatattgttaaaagaatttttcctATATGAAAAGGTCAAATATTGTTATCACAAAACCTCTTAATCCAAACCAAACCATGAAATATGTTGTTGAAACATTactgaaattcaaaataatttaaaatttaaaattacataaattggAATATTGATATTTCaggttaaataatttaaaattatatcccAAATCATTTGATGTACATAGAGAAAGAGTGCAGGTGTATtaagtcttaattttttttaatactaatatatttctattaaattaattataaaattatatttgccaataaaatttaatgaagttATTATGAGTAACTATTAATTTTTCCAGTAAAtgattttattagtaaaaatattttattcttaattttgaatagatatatgtatttttttttatgctagtTGAGAAAATCTGAAGGCACCCACTTCATTATTCGATGAGATGTGACTTCTTTTGATTATCAGATTTGAAAATAATGCTGTCACTGTTATCAAATTTCACTACAAACTAAACTGTGATAAGCAATGAAATGCTCCAATTGAATCGAGACAGATTAAAGCATGAAAACGTAATCTATCAAGTGGAGAATTGGAATGTTGCAAAAATCTTGTTATgataaatatgattatatatagaTTGCAGGCATGCATCAGTAGCAAGACTTGGATAACGATGAAAAAAAGTTGAACTTTGTTTAATTGAAGTATCACCAAATCCACTACATGCTTTACATCCAAATCCACTAATGCAAAACTATGAAACTTTGAGTCCTCCTGTGGCTGGCACTACCAAAATTTCCTTACACatgaatgaagaaatgaagCTGTACAAATAATGTGCTGATAGGAACATGCAGGAACGCAAATCTAAGAGATGAAAAAATGAATAATCCTCAAAACCGTCTTATTGGAAAGAATGTGGTCTGATCTTTGATGGAAAATGGCCATTCACTTCTTCATCAACATCAAGCAAAAGGGCACTTAAGAATAAGAATCTTGTTGTATTGAGAAAGAATTATCACTGCACTGCAGTTTTTCCACTGATACTCACAAGGTAGAAACAGGAGGAAGAAGAATCATATGAGGGGTTTCCAAGTTCAGGACAAGGTTCTGGGAGCACTGAGTCTGAAAATCCAGACACATTTGAGCATTCCCATGTCATTGGAGAAACAGAATTTGTTGACAAGGTTATGTTGGAAAGGCATATGTTTGTGAAAGGGGATTCCTCTATTCCAGTAAAGTTTCCAGCAATGGTAATGTTTGTGCCTGTGACATCTCTCAATGTAATGTGATGCAAAAGTGGGAGTGCATTTGGATCAAAATTGTCATCAGGATGAGACCCACAGTTACCAGTGGCAGCAATTGCTGTGTGCACATTTTCCATTTCTATGTCTGATATAACAATATCTTTCATATAACCACCTCTTCCTCTTGTGGTTCTAAACTCAATGCCACTGTTTGATTTCATAACATGAGCATGCTCCACTACAACATTTGAAATGCCACCAGACATGTCACTTCCAAATGCAAGAGCAGACCCAGAAAATGCATGAAGATGCACCCTTCTGATGTGCACATTCTCAGTTGGCCTGCCATAGGCAATGCCATACTCATCCCAGCCACTTTTAAGAGAAATTGCATCAAATCCCATGCCAACAATACAATCTTCTATACACACATATTCAGAAGAATCTGAAAACAGGTATTGCACAAAGGTTACCAAAGTCATTTTAGAAgcaatgatattttagaagcaATGTCATTTCCACAACAATACAAACCTGGCACTATACCAACAGTATAAGGGGATTCTGGAGGAGCAGAGATTGAAACATTTTGAATATGTACATGGCTGCATCAAATTACATAAAACTAAATCAGCACGACCCTTGAAAAGTAAGTATAATTTCATTTACTGTTTAGAAGAAGAAcagaacatatataatataccTGCAATAGACTGGGTGTATGCTATAAGCTGGGGCATTCAAGAATGTAAGATTTGAAACCACCACATTATCAGATGCCACAATTTCAACCAGATGAGGACGGCTATGGTTCAAGGAATGGGAGCTATACCACTCCCACCAAACCACTCCCATGCCATCAATGGTTCCATTATTACCTGATGAGTCACACAGAGACATGAAAATTCAATCGAGAAACAAACCAATGAAATCTTGCAGGAAAGAAACAGAATATTGGGAGATAACAAAACCTGTTACAACCACATCATGTAACATGTATCCATTTATCAAGCTCTGATATCTTCCCCCGGGAACTTCAAGGCCTCGGCCATACGAAGGCAAGGGTTCAACAACATCCCAATGAGATGGATCCTGAACAAGTAATAACAGCATGTATGAACCGAAACCCAGATAAAAACACACCCCGTATCAGAACATGAACCATCACTACACGCAAAGGATCAGCAGAATAAGGCAGGACCGATCAAAAGTTAGTGAAAAGAGAAGCAATACCTGAGATCCAATAATGACAGCACCTTTTTCCAAAAAGAGGGTGAGATGGCTGGTAAGATTGAAGCTTCCGGTGAGCCATTTACCGGGAGGAACATAGAGCTGAGCGCCACCCTTATCGGCAAATGACTTAAGATAGAAGATGGCGTTCTGGAATGCAATGGTGTTGAGTGTTCTACCATCTCCAACCGCACCAAACTCCAAAATGGAGACACTGTGTGGTCTTGGGTCTAGTGTTGGGTTGGAACCACATTGCCCACCATCTCCGCTAACTCTCACGGCATTGCTCAATGCCACCAGCAAGAGCAATGCCACCTGAAAGAGTGTACAAAAAGCAAAATGCAACCCATTGATTCTCAGGAGATATCCTACAAATTCAATTGTTAATCACACCGAAATCCAAATCCAAATCCAATCACAATTCAACTGGCATAGAAACAAATGAATAATCTCATCATTGACCAAACAATTcacttcacacacacacacacatcagATGACTGAAAACTTGAAAGAGAATTCCAATCTGAAAGAAGAATGCAAGTTTATCAGATCAAATGGAATGAAATTTGATCCAACTGAATCCCCCATCATTGACATCGATCATCTCGCTACATGCGtaaccaaacaacaacagaaCAAGACCCAACATTTACCCATCAAGCATACTTTGTCTTATCTAAAACCAAACCAAAGATTGAAATTTGAGAATGCCCTCTTACTTATCAATGACACCCAGATTTGAAACAAGACCCAAAGTCAAAAGGAAAAGACCACAAACacagcaaaaacaaaaacaaataaaccacGAAAACGTACTTACAAACATCTTCTTGAGTCAAAGCTGGCAACAGGGTCAGACTCCAAGGAAGACAAGAAACAAGTaaccaaaagcaaaaaaaaaaagaagaaagaaagaaattgcaGCAGAAgcagagagaaaagagagagaaagaaaaaaagaggaagaagaagcagCCACTGGGAACAGAAGCAGTTTTGTTCCAGTTTTGTGAGTATTATTATAAGCATTAATCTTCGCACAGAAAAGGAGAAGATTAATAGTCCTTTCCTACATGTAACATGGTGATGTATATACAGATAtttactaacaatttcattttttttttctaatgacaGCCTTTGCTTTCCATGCATATACtgattaattatcttaattcagatatagaaaataaacataataatggtgaaggaaaaaatagaaaaagaagtgtGGGAAGAGAGAGAATAACAATAAGGAgacaaaaaagaaatgaaagcagAAAAACAGGTAAATTAATTGTAATAATTGGCCATTGCCCCTGTTAATGAACATGATTATTAACGTCTCTCGCCGACAAAATCGTTCGTAACGGCCCTCATAGATTGTGCCTGCAGTGCAGAGTAACAGTGTATGTGTGTGGGGTGTGTTTTCACATGTCAGAGTTTTACCAGGCAAAGTAAATTGTTTGAAGTGTGTTTTGTTTTGGCATGTGTTACCGACTGAGTGACTGAGCAGAAGACCGAACACTGAACAGCGAAGAAACAAAACAAcgttaacattattatttttgtttgttaacATTAAGATTTCTGAGAGGCTGATTAGTGGGATGGGGAATGATAACATTCAAGGGTTTTGTATTTGGGAGTGACACGTGGGACGAAATAGGAGGGTGTTGAAAGGGAAAAGTGGCTCCCCTGAGTGACACGTGGAGAGGGTAGGAGGAAAGGGTGGGTGAGGGAATGAGAATAAGTTTGGAAATGCATGTGGATTGACAGAGCAGAAATGAGGGAGGGTGGGGCCCACATCAATCATGCCAAGGATGCTAGCCTGGCTTCACTCACTTCACTCAAAATAGGTTTTCTAAAAatgtattgaatttattaaatgtttaatttatttcaagatTAATtgatatgaatataatattttttttataatatttataatttcaactTTGGAAAGTTAGATTCTGATTTCTCTCATGAGCAAATCATTCTACAAGAAGTATAGGTTCTTGATACTGttgttttcttaaaagataaatagagaaaaaaaaatatatatcttaatttgaattttcctgatttctcttccttttattttcaagtattttaatttgtttacaatatataataaaatgaaaatgtgatTTCTGGCATTGTTTTACATGTTCATCTGAACATCATAAAATAAGCACCATCACAATTATAACCTTCTTCAGAGTCAAAAACATATGATTAATAAGGAGAAGAAGATAGAGAGATGGAGATGAAGAacaactaattaatttattaattatgaattggCAATAAATATGACTAAGATGCAATCAACATAGAAAATTATATGTGATTCAACCCtactttgtttctttcttttggttAGTCTTGAGAAGAGAATCCACACttctcaacaacatcatcatacTTCTGTCTGTCCCACAAACTTTTTAACAGACATCTTTAGAATAGAAACGCAACACTTTTTAAGactgtatatttatttaatgaatctTTTGTTCACATCTTCTCTAATGAAAAAgaccaaaaacaaaataaaaaaatatgacaagTAGAGAATTAAGATGCTAGCAAGCTAAATCAGATCATTAATTCCAATCAGAAACATATCAAAATTCACGACTTTTCACGTTCAAATTTTCCATTCCCCTACAATGCTACATACACATTCCTGAAGACTTTTTAAATGGCAGTTCAAAATACATGCATGATGTTGATTTTGAATGATTCCACTAACTCATGTGGGGTAGTGTTTCAACAACACAATACCAATTTCTATATCTAAATATATAAGCAAATAGTAATTAATGCACAGTCCTCAATAAACCTGTCTGCAGATTGGATTACTGCATCTGCATTCTTCTAATCAAGGTACCACAATCCTCCCTCACTGTGACTAAATCAATTTGCTTTTGTTATCATAAAAGAACCTTATGATAAAAGATAACTAGGTTTTCTTATGATTGTTGTCCTTCTTGTGtgatgatgttttttttaagataataacaTAATGGGCACACTTTGGTTCCACTGATACTTAGTTCCTAAGGGATATAGATATGACAGAATCATGCAAATAACATTAATCTCATTGACTATAAATATTagctaaaattattattgagtTGTTTAATTTGGAATCACATGTTCTTAGAGCTTATTTGAATCTCTCTTCAACCAGCTGTATCCTGCACTTCAATGGTCAGCTATATATAGGTTTGGTAGCTGTGtgtgtgaaaaagaaaataaatctgAGATATATAACCCTAATCTCTCTGTTCAATTTCTTTGTAAAGAAGAAATTCAAAGTTCTGTCAATAATTGCACAGCTAGCCtttgcttttccttttcttttcccaCCCTCTGGGTCAAAGGTGTGGATCACATATCAATTAGCCACAACCCTTTTCATacaaaaatgtgtaaaatatgAGATATTACATGGTCAAATCCTTTAGCTGAAATAAATTGTatctaaacaaaaattaaagatgatAAGAGCATGTGAAGATGTCAGAAAATTTTAGCAGTAGAATGTACTTTGGTGCAACTATTTCAGTGATGGATGAAACTGAAGGCAAGTAAATGTGAACGTATCAGAATTTGTTGTGAGTTGTGACAATGGACATGGCAAGGAGAGCACGTTGATTGTGGGAAAATGAAAGGGTGAGGGTGAGTAAGAGTGATTATGGATAAGAGAGAATGAGTGGGGCCAACATGAAAAGTTCCACATAAGCACAAGACATGAGAATCCTATaggactaaaataaaatttgagaacAGCATAGGTCGTTTTCTGCAGCAAATTATTACTGGTGTGTGCAGAAAAAACCAAAAGACAACACTGGAAAGTGAGCTTTCTGTCCAAATTAAACACATGTCATGATAAGAGTTAAACCTTATTAGGCTAATGCAGCAATGATGAATAGGACCTTGCAACAAGGCAAAGTTGAAGTCTCCAAGTCAAGTACAACTACACTTGTCTGTTTTCCTTTCCAATTCTATTATTTCAATCTCATCTTCACATccttattatatatgtatttaattttcagGTTTAACAGTCATGTTTTCTCAGTGCAAATTTCTTcactgttattatttttattgacaaGTCTTTATGAAAATACACTCAAATATTATGACTTGGTGCGTGAAAATTTAAACAGTACATGTATTATTTACAGGGCCTTTATCTTTGTCCTTTAACTAAGTACATATTTAATACATCTATTaccaaaatacaattaattaattatagtacTAATAAACTTTTAACCTTAAAAACAGCTATCCAATTACTATCAAATTACAATTGAATGAATTTCATAATTCTTCCAA
This DNA window, taken from Vigna radiata var. radiata cultivar VC1973A chromosome 5, Vradiata_ver6, whole genome shotgun sequence, encodes the following:
- the LOC106760213 gene encoding MLP-like protein 34 — encoded protein: MGALTFTEEFTSTVQPGRLFKALILDAPNLIPKLMPEAIKNVQLVEGNGGPGSIQEITIAEGDKIKHLKHRIDAIDPEKLTYSYAVIEGDGALEKVDSISHEIKFEATEEGGSKTKNVSTYQPKAGVDVKEEDFKAAKEEGLALLKAVDAYLVANPEAYAGGTTFTYDYSSAVAPSRMFKALITDSRTLLPKLLPQFIKEVNVIQGDGEAGSIEQVNFSEASPFKYVKYRIDEVDKEKLECKYAMIEGGPLGEKLESIAYEVKFEATSDGGCLCKMTSKYNVIGDFEVKEEEIKEGRESSLGVCKVVEAYLLQNPQVYA
- the LOC106760159 gene encoding probable polygalacturonase isoform X2; the protein is MFVALLLLVALSNAVRVSGDGGQCGSNPTLDPRPHSVSILEFGAVGDGRTLNTIAFQNAIFYLKSFADKGGAQLYVPPGKWLTGSFNLTSHLTLFLEKGAVIIGSQDPSHWDVVEPLPSYGRGLEVPGGRYQSLINGYMLHDVVVTGNNGTIDGMGVVWWEWYSSHSLNHSRPHLVEIVASDNVVVSNLTFLNAPAYSIHPVYCSHVHIQNVSISAPPESPYTVGIVPDSSEYVCIEDCIVGMGFDAISLKSGWDEYGIAYGRPTENVHIRRVHLHAFSGSALAFGSDMSGGISNVVVEHAHVMKSNSGIEFRTTRGRGGYMKDIVISDIEMENVHTAIAATGNCGSHPDDNFDPNALPLLHHITLRDVTGTNITIAGNFTGIEESPFTNICLSNITLSTNSVSPMTWECSNVSGFSDSVLPEPCPELGNPSYDSSSSCFYLVSISGKTAVQ
- the LOC106760159 gene encoding probable polygalacturonase isoform X1, with the protein product MFVRYLLRINGLHFAFCTLFQVALLLLVALSNAVRVSGDGGQCGSNPTLDPRPHSVSILEFGAVGDGRTLNTIAFQNAIFYLKSFADKGGAQLYVPPGKWLTGSFNLTSHLTLFLEKGAVIIGSQDPSHWDVVEPLPSYGRGLEVPGGRYQSLINGYMLHDVVVTGNNGTIDGMGVVWWEWYSSHSLNHSRPHLVEIVASDNVVVSNLTFLNAPAYSIHPVYCSHVHIQNVSISAPPESPYTVGIVPDSSEYVCIEDCIVGMGFDAISLKSGWDEYGIAYGRPTENVHIRRVHLHAFSGSALAFGSDMSGGISNVVVEHAHVMKSNSGIEFRTTRGRGGYMKDIVISDIEMENVHTAIAATGNCGSHPDDNFDPNALPLLHHITLRDVTGTNITIAGNFTGIEESPFTNICLSNITLSTNSVSPMTWECSNVSGFSDSVLPEPCPELGNPSYDSSSSCFYLVSISGKTAVQ